A window of Corallococcus macrosporus DSM 14697 contains these coding sequences:
- a CDS encoding UDP-N-acetylmuramoyl-tripeptide--D-alanyl-D-alanine ligase, whose amino-acid sequence MAASFSDEEVVQATGATRRGGPARAAYATVCTDTRALTPGCLFVALVGERFDAHAFVDAAAKGGAAGAVVARGRPLPALPEGLVLYEVEDTLRALGALGRHHRQRFRIPVCAVGGSNGKTTTKEMVGAILATRGPALKTEGNLNNEIGVPLTLFRLEPHHVAAVIEVGMNQPGEIERLARIVQPDAGVITVVQPEHLEGLGSLEGVAAAEGELFQEMGRGTTVVVNVDDALIPAQAERSTARRLTFGRAEHADVRLADVKTLGREGMVATVRHLGREWPVRLSFIGPHNAQNATAAFAVALALGYTPEECVRGLESARPYSRRLNVVDGQRGVTVIDDCYNANPASMDAALETLGTLVPANGRAVVVLGDMLELGPGELEEHARLGGQVPSHATLAAFFGPRSVKGWESASMGESAAHFTEVEPLMAWLSPRLREGDVVLVKGSRGMRLERVVAALTGTAVPGGNH is encoded by the coding sequence ATGGCAGCTTCCTTCAGCGACGAAGAGGTGGTGCAGGCGACCGGGGCGACCCGGCGTGGCGGCCCGGCCCGGGCCGCCTACGCTACCGTCTGTACCGACACCCGGGCACTCACCCCCGGGTGCCTGTTCGTGGCCCTGGTGGGTGAGCGCTTCGACGCCCACGCCTTCGTGGACGCCGCGGCGAAGGGTGGGGCGGCCGGCGCGGTGGTGGCGCGCGGGCGCCCCCTGCCCGCGCTGCCCGAGGGGCTGGTCCTCTATGAAGTGGAGGACACCCTGCGGGCGCTGGGCGCGCTGGGCCGGCACCACCGTCAGCGCTTCCGCATCCCGGTGTGCGCGGTGGGCGGCTCCAACGGGAAGACGACCACCAAGGAGATGGTGGGCGCCATCCTGGCCACGCGCGGGCCGGCGCTGAAGACCGAGGGCAACCTCAACAACGAGATTGGCGTCCCGCTGACGCTCTTCCGGCTGGAGCCGCACCACGTGGCGGCGGTCATCGAAGTGGGGATGAACCAGCCGGGGGAGATTGAGCGGCTGGCGCGCATCGTCCAGCCGGACGCCGGCGTCATCACGGTGGTCCAGCCGGAGCATCTGGAAGGGCTGGGCAGCCTCGAGGGCGTGGCGGCGGCGGAGGGCGAGCTGTTCCAGGAGATGGGGCGCGGCACCACCGTGGTGGTGAACGTGGATGACGCGCTCATCCCCGCGCAGGCGGAGCGCAGCACCGCGCGGCGGCTGACGTTCGGCCGGGCGGAGCACGCGGACGTGCGCCTGGCGGACGTGAAGACGCTGGGCCGCGAGGGCATGGTGGCCACGGTGCGGCACTTGGGCCGCGAGTGGCCGGTGCGGCTGAGCTTCATCGGGCCACACAACGCGCAGAACGCGACGGCGGCCTTCGCGGTGGCGCTGGCGCTGGGCTACACGCCGGAGGAGTGCGTGCGGGGCCTGGAGTCGGCGCGGCCGTACTCGCGGCGGCTCAACGTGGTGGACGGGCAGCGCGGCGTGACAGTCATTGACGACTGTTACAACGCCAACCCGGCCTCCATGGACGCCGCGCTTGAAACCCTGGGCACGCTGGTGCCCGCGAATGGCCGGGCGGTGGTGGTGCTGGGGGACATGCTGGAGCTGGGGCCGGGCGAGCTCGAGGAGCACGCGCGCCTGGGCGGGCAGGTCCCCTCGCACGCGACGCTGGCCGCGTTTTTCGGTCCCCGCTCCGTGAAGGGGTGGGAGTCCGCTTCCATGGGTGAATCCGCCGCCCACTTCACCGAGGTGGAGCCGCTGATGGCGTGGTTGTCGCCGCGGCTTCGCGAAGGGGACGTGGTGCTGGTGAAGGGCAGCCGCGGCATGCGGCTGGAACGGGTGGTGGCCGCCCTGACGGGCACGGCCGTCCCCGGAGGAAACCACTAG
- a CDS encoding UDP-N-acetylmuramoyl-L-alanyl-D-glutamate--2,6-diaminopimelate ligase — translation MKLTDVLAGCGAEQTSGGRSAVDVTGVTQDSRRVKPGDLFVAIPGTKEDGAQFIGEAVSRGAVAVVSEKPVPSSQVPFFKVGSARKALALIAANFHGRPADQLTLLAITGTNGKTTTSYLLEAMSTATYASTGVIGTLGYKFAGKTVESANTTPDPLELHRLLREMVDAGVETVIMEVSSHALAQERVHGLTFKAAGFSNLSRDHLDYHKDMEDYFQSKRKLFAENLSATGVAVVNGDDTYASRIYNEQRGQKRMAWKFSRQGSGEISAADVSFSLQGIKGVLKTPAGDIPLKSKLLGPHNLENILLAVGIGLGAGFARRDVQEGVERMMPVAGRMERVENYGPSGAPAVLVDYAHTDDALKRSIEAARAMAKGRVIAVFGCGGDRDKGKRPLMGAVAGEGADLAVVTSDNPRTEDPDEIISQVTAGIEKSGLRRISAAKAKSGEKGYLVDADRRAAIEQAISLATADDVVLIAGKGHETYQQVGAEKLAFDDRQVAAKALANRIAG, via the coding sequence ATGAAGCTGACGGATGTCCTCGCAGGATGTGGTGCCGAGCAGACCTCGGGCGGCCGTTCCGCGGTTGACGTCACCGGTGTGACGCAGGACTCGCGGCGTGTGAAGCCGGGAGACCTGTTCGTCGCCATTCCTGGCACGAAGGAGGATGGGGCCCAGTTCATCGGTGAAGCCGTGTCCCGTGGCGCCGTGGCGGTGGTGTCGGAGAAGCCGGTGCCGTCCTCGCAGGTGCCCTTCTTCAAGGTGGGCAGTGCCCGAAAGGCGTTGGCGCTCATCGCGGCCAACTTCCACGGCCGCCCGGCGGACCAGCTCACGCTGCTCGCCATCACCGGGACGAACGGGAAGACCACCACCAGCTACCTGCTGGAGGCCATGAGCACCGCGACGTACGCGTCCACGGGGGTCATCGGGACGCTGGGGTACAAGTTCGCCGGCAAGACGGTGGAGAGCGCGAACACCACCCCGGACCCGCTGGAGCTGCACCGCCTCCTCCGGGAGATGGTGGACGCGGGGGTGGAGACGGTCATCATGGAGGTGTCCAGCCACGCGCTCGCGCAGGAGCGTGTGCACGGGCTGACCTTCAAGGCGGCGGGCTTCTCCAACCTGAGCCGCGACCACCTGGACTACCACAAGGACATGGAGGACTACTTCCAGTCCAAGCGGAAGCTCTTCGCGGAGAACCTGTCCGCCACGGGCGTGGCGGTGGTGAACGGCGACGACACCTACGCCAGCCGCATCTACAACGAGCAGCGCGGCCAGAAGCGGATGGCGTGGAAGTTCAGCCGTCAGGGCTCCGGGGAGATTTCCGCGGCCGACGTGAGCTTCTCGCTCCAGGGCATCAAGGGCGTGCTGAAGACGCCCGCCGGTGACATCCCGCTCAAGAGCAAGCTGCTGGGGCCCCACAACCTGGAGAACATCCTCCTGGCGGTGGGCATTGGCCTGGGCGCGGGCTTCGCGCGGCGCGACGTGCAGGAAGGCGTCGAGCGGATGATGCCGGTGGCCGGCCGCATGGAGCGCGTGGAGAACTACGGTCCGTCCGGCGCCCCCGCGGTGCTGGTGGACTACGCGCACACGGATGACGCGCTCAAGCGCTCCATCGAGGCGGCGCGCGCCATGGCCAAGGGCCGCGTCATCGCGGTGTTCGGCTGCGGCGGGGACCGGGACAAGGGCAAGCGCCCGCTGATGGGCGCGGTGGCGGGCGAGGGCGCGGACCTGGCCGTCGTGACGAGCGACAACCCCCGCACCGAGGACCCGGATGAGATCATCTCCCAGGTGACCGCGGGCATCGAGAAGAGCGGCCTGCGCCGCATCTCCGCCGCCAAGGCGAAGAGCGGTGAGAAGGGCTACCTGGTGGACGCGGACCGCCGCGCGGCCATCGAGCAGGCCATCAGCCTGGCGACCGCGGACGACGTCGTCCTCATCGCGGGCAAGGGCCACGAGACGTACCAGCAGGTCGGCGCGGAGAAGCTCGCGTTCGACGACCGGCAGGTGGCCGCGAAGGCGCTGGCCAACCGCATCGCTGGCTGA
- a CDS encoding penicillin-binding protein, with translation MRDFKAARAPEPNAKWLKLRVRLLFGLFLMLLGVAFGRAVQLQVFEQEKLRGLAQDQYVRHIEIPARRGDIFDRRGTPLAQSVEVDSIWVDPSMLPDVKAASRALARALKLDPGELGARLARARRFAWVKRQAKPAEVAAVKALALPGLGFSKEPKRFYPQRELGAHVVGTVGMDGRGLEGLELAFQDELSGQTSSTSGFRDAKGRKLLVQGALDPLQRQGAAVTLTLDRHIQYVAEKSLSKAVEDAKAVAGMAVVLDPRTGELLAVANHPRFNPNTPESSSRAGMRNRAALDTFEPGSTLKAFVVAAALEEKAITADSLFFCENGAWRVGRHTINDTHSYGWLTPQGILQVSSNICMAKIAQALGREKFVKGYHAFGFAERTGLSLPGEGRGVLPYPKAEVSLATQSFGQGMTATAVQIAAAYGALANDGVLMRPYLVSKVVDPDGVVLLENRPTELRRVVSSKVARQVVGMLESVVVKGGTAPKAAMEDYRVAGKTGTAQKADPVARGYSDKRIASFVGVVPAESPRAVILVVVDEPKTDVYGGLVAAPAFKEIATAAMAHLAVPPSRTVAPEVAVAAVSPAPAAAKPGAKAPGAARTALADAVTETPEPGTVRVPDLQGEVGREAVVKLLAAALEPQVLGSGRVVSQTPAAGSLVEKGARVTLELAARQ, from the coding sequence GTGAGGGACTTCAAGGCGGCGCGGGCTCCCGAGCCCAACGCGAAGTGGCTGAAGCTGCGGGTACGGCTCCTGTTCGGGCTGTTCCTGATGCTGCTGGGCGTCGCCTTCGGTCGCGCGGTGCAGCTCCAGGTCTTCGAGCAGGAGAAGCTGCGCGGCCTGGCGCAGGACCAGTACGTCCGGCACATCGAGATTCCGGCCCGCCGCGGCGACATCTTCGACCGGCGCGGCACGCCGCTGGCCCAGAGCGTGGAGGTGGACTCCATCTGGGTGGACCCCTCCATGCTGCCCGACGTGAAGGCCGCGTCCCGGGCGCTGGCCCGGGCGCTGAAGCTGGACCCCGGCGAGCTGGGCGCGCGCCTGGCCCGGGCCCGGCGCTTCGCCTGGGTGAAGCGCCAGGCCAAGCCCGCCGAGGTCGCCGCGGTGAAGGCGCTGGCGCTGCCGGGCCTGGGCTTCTCCAAGGAGCCCAAGCGCTTCTACCCGCAGCGCGAGCTGGGCGCGCACGTGGTGGGCACGGTGGGCATGGACGGCCGCGGCCTGGAGGGCCTGGAGCTGGCCTTCCAGGACGAGCTGTCCGGGCAGACCTCCTCCACCTCCGGCTTCCGTGACGCCAAGGGCCGCAAGCTGCTGGTGCAGGGCGCGTTGGATCCGCTCCAGCGCCAGGGCGCCGCCGTCACCCTCACGCTGGACCGCCACATCCAATACGTCGCGGAGAAGTCGCTCAGCAAGGCGGTGGAGGACGCCAAGGCCGTGGCCGGCATGGCGGTGGTGTTGGACCCGCGCACGGGCGAGCTGCTCGCCGTGGCCAACCACCCGCGCTTCAACCCCAACACGCCGGAGTCCAGCTCGCGCGCCGGCATGCGCAACCGCGCCGCCCTGGACACCTTCGAGCCCGGCTCCACGCTGAAGGCCTTCGTGGTGGCCGCCGCGCTGGAAGAGAAGGCCATCACCGCCGACAGCCTGTTCTTCTGTGAGAACGGCGCCTGGCGCGTGGGCCGCCACACCATCAACGACACCCACTCCTACGGCTGGCTCACCCCGCAGGGCATCCTCCAGGTGTCCTCCAACATCTGCATGGCGAAGATCGCCCAGGCGCTGGGGCGGGAGAAGTTCGTGAAGGGCTACCACGCCTTCGGCTTCGCCGAGCGCACCGGCCTGTCCCTGCCGGGCGAGGGGCGCGGCGTGCTGCCATACCCGAAGGCGGAGGTCTCCCTGGCCACCCAGTCCTTCGGCCAGGGCATGACGGCCACCGCGGTGCAGATCGCGGCCGCCTATGGTGCGCTGGCCAACGATGGCGTGCTGATGCGGCCCTACCTGGTGTCGAAGGTGGTGGACCCGGACGGCGTGGTTCTGCTGGAAAACCGCCCCACGGAGCTGCGGAGGGTGGTTTCCTCGAAGGTCGCCCGGCAGGTCGTGGGCATGCTCGAAAGCGTGGTGGTCAAGGGAGGGACGGCCCCCAAGGCCGCCATGGAGGACTACCGGGTGGCCGGCAAGACGGGCACCGCGCAGAAGGCGGATCCGGTGGCACGGGGGTATTCGGACAAGCGGATCGCCTCCTTTGTTGGCGTGGTACCGGCCGAGTCTCCTCGCGCCGTGATTCTTGTCGTAGTGGACGAACCGAAGACGGACGTATACGGGGGGCTCGTGGCTGCCCCTGCTTTCAAGGAGATTGCGACCGCCGCCATGGCCCACCTGGCCGTGCCCCCGTCCCGGACGGTGGCACCCGAGGTGGCCGTGGCCGCCGTGTCCCCCGCGCCTGCCGCGGCGAAGCCGGGGGCGAAGGCCCCTGGTGCCGCCCGGACGGCGCTGGCGGACGCGGTGACGGAGACCCCTGAGCCCGGCACGGTACGTGTGCCGGACCTCCAGGGCGAAGTAGGACGTGAGGCCGTGGTGAAGCTGCTCGCCGCGGCGCTAGAGCCACAGGTGTTGGGCAGTGGACGCGTGGTATCTCAAACCCCCGCCGCCGGTTCACTGGTGGAGAAGGGGGCCCGGGTGACGCTGGAGCTCGCCGCGCGGCAATAA
- a CDS encoding cell division protein FtsL: MSKVHSRVSALRSSVTVGGVLLHLLPAVCLFALFSAVGILHVSSRVLVVDMGYRLSREEAESRVLTRENDRLKLELATLKAPGRLERVAREQLDMAMPRGGAVVSLSAEKPARGDGARAEAVDPAARQPSVRVAGRAGAGR, encoded by the coding sequence ATGAGCAAGGTGCACTCCCGGGTTTCGGCGTTGCGTTCCTCCGTGACGGTGGGCGGCGTGCTGCTGCACCTGCTGCCGGCCGTGTGCCTCTTCGCCCTCTTCTCGGCGGTGGGCATCCTGCACGTCTCCAGCCGGGTGCTGGTGGTGGACATGGGCTACCGCCTGTCGCGCGAGGAGGCGGAGAGCCGCGTCCTCACGCGGGAGAACGACCGCCTGAAGCTGGAGCTGGCCACGCTCAAGGCGCCGGGCCGGCTGGAGCGTGTGGCGCGTGAGCAGCTCGACATGGCCATGCCGCGCGGCGGCGCCGTGGTGTCGCTGTCGGCGGAGAAGCCGGCGCGGGGCGACGGCGCGCGCGCCGAGGCGGTGGACCCCGCCGCGCGGCAGCCGAGCGTCCGCGTGGCGGGCCGCGCCGGAGCGGGCCGGTGA